In a genomic window of Kineococcus mangrovi:
- a CDS encoding carbohydrate ABC transporter permease, whose amino-acid sequence MTTLTRPARPTAPPGEGLGRRIARRAPWWGVLLLLAVLALVWVYPFVWMVSASLKSSLEVFTAGLTLVPEDFAWENYSRAWTDANFGRYMVNTVILTVSTVVIVVVRCALAGYVLGRYRFRGQKLIIGVLVATLFVPTGYTIIPIVKLSMELGLLNSLTGMVLALSGAANVSAILIYAGYFRQLPKELEEAATVDGAGFGRVFFQIMLPLSMPVTATVALLTFLATWNAFFLPLVFSFSDPDLRTLSVGMQAFVGENATDWSGMAAAGVISILPIVALFLFLQRYFVEGIAGAVKS is encoded by the coding sequence GTGACCACGCTCACCCGCCCCGCCCGTCCCACCGCCCCGCCCGGCGAGGGGCTCGGTCGCCGCATCGCCCGCCGGGCCCCCTGGTGGGGCGTGCTGCTCCTGCTGGCCGTCCTCGCGCTCGTCTGGGTCTACCCGTTCGTGTGGATGGTGTCGGCCTCGCTCAAGAGCTCCCTGGAGGTGTTCACGGCCGGGCTGACGCTCGTGCCGGAGGACTTCGCGTGGGAGAACTACTCCCGGGCCTGGACGGACGCGAACTTCGGCCGGTACATGGTGAACACCGTCATCCTCACGGTGTCCACCGTCGTCATCGTCGTCGTCCGCTGCGCCCTCGCCGGGTACGTGCTGGGCCGCTACCGCTTCCGCGGGCAGAAGCTCATCATCGGCGTGCTCGTCGCGACGCTGTTCGTCCCGACCGGCTACACCATCATCCCCATCGTCAAGCTGTCGATGGAGCTGGGTCTGCTGAACTCCCTCACCGGGATGGTCCTGGCCCTGTCCGGGGCGGCCAACGTGTCCGCGATCCTCATCTACGCCGGCTACTTCCGGCAGCTGCCGAAGGAGCTGGAGGAGGCGGCGACGGTCGACGGCGCGGGTTTCGGGCGCGTCTTCTTCCAGATCATGCTCCCCCTGTCGATGCCCGTCACCGCCACCGTGGCGCTGCTGACGTTCCTCGCCACCTGGAACGCGTTCTTCCTGCCCCTCGTGTTCTCCTTCAGCGACCCGGACCTGCGGACCCTGTCGGTCGGCATGCAGGCCTTCGTCGGGGAGAACGCCACCGACTGGTCCGGGATGGCCGCCGCGGGCGTCATCTCGATCCTGCCCATCGTCGCGCTGTTCCTCTTCCTCCAGCGGTACTTCGTGGAAGGCATCGCCGGAGCCGTCAAGTCCTGA